Proteins co-encoded in one Bremerella sp. TYQ1 genomic window:
- a CDS encoding M28 family metallopeptidase: protein MNPPNKDALRERLYRHVDCLAGLIGPRCFARPGSMEAAMGYIRQQWVGMGYEVEEESYDALSNVATNLIVRTPGTSRSDEIVVLGGHYDTVSSTPGADDNASAVAVLLEVSRLLKEHLGKRTAHYVAFACEEPPYFNVDSMGSQHHARSAKLRDEKIVGMLCLEMVGYFRDEEGSQPYPEEIPRWLTWPMPNRGNFLTALGNLDSWKLAYQFHRGFKRGTKLPLWSLPLPDRFEFIFLSDNRAFWEQGYPALMLTDTAFVRNPNYHQASDTPDTLDYERMAEVTLGVSAAMKRLLK from the coding sequence ATGAACCCACCAAACAAAGACGCATTACGCGAGCGCCTTTACCGCCACGTTGACTGCCTGGCTGGGCTGATCGGTCCACGCTGCTTCGCAAGGCCTGGCAGCATGGAAGCCGCCATGGGATATATCCGTCAGCAATGGGTCGGCATGGGCTACGAAGTCGAAGAAGAATCGTACGACGCGCTTTCCAACGTCGCAACTAACCTGATTGTCCGTACGCCTGGCACGTCTCGTTCCGATGAAATCGTTGTGCTGGGTGGTCACTACGATACGGTTTCGTCCACCCCAGGTGCCGACGATAACGCTTCCGCAGTGGCGGTGCTGTTGGAAGTGAGTCGACTGCTGAAAGAACATCTCGGCAAACGCACCGCACATTATGTGGCATTCGCATGCGAAGAACCTCCCTACTTCAACGTCGACTCGATGGGCAGCCAACACCATGCGCGGTCCGCGAAGCTTCGTGATGAAAAGATCGTCGGCATGCTTTGCCTCGAGATGGTGGGCTATTTCCGGGATGAAGAGGGCTCGCAGCCTTACCCGGAAGAGATCCCGCGCTGGCTTACCTGGCCGATGCCGAACCGCGGGAATTTCCTCACAGCACTGGGGAACTTAGATTCCTGGAAGCTCGCTTACCAGTTTCATCGCGGGTTCAAACGTGGCACTAAGCTCCCGCTATGGTCGTTGCCCCTGCCGGATCGATTCGAGTTTATCTTCCTCAGCGACAATCGAGCCTTCTGGGAACAAGGCTATCCAGCCCTTATGCTTACAGATACAGCATTTGTGCGGAATCCGAACTATCACCAAGCCAGCGATACGCCAGACACGCTCGACTACGAGCGAATGGCCGAGGTCACCCTCGGAGTTTCCGCAGCCATGAAGCGATTGCTGAAATAG
- a CDS encoding sugar phosphate isomerase/epimerase, whose product MARAVTMFTGQWADMKLDDLAKTMKGFGFDGLELACWGDHFEVDRAVTEDDYCDKKREQLDKFDLGCWSISTHLCGQAVCDIIDERHKSILPESVWGDGDPASVNDRAAEAVKNAARAAQKFGVPVVNGFTGSSIWHLLYSFPPVPPKMIDDGFKLFADRWNPIMDVFGECGIKFGLEVHPTEIAFDIYSAEKALDAIGHREEFGFNFDPSHLLWQGIDPVEFIRYFPDRIYHVHIKDAITTLNGRTGILGSHIDFGDHRRGWNFRSPGHGGVNFEEIIRALNDIQYTGPLSIEWEDSGMDRLHGAEESCEFVRSIDFAPSDVAFDSAFDKEKQ is encoded by the coding sequence ATGGCTCGCGCAGTCACGATGTTCACCGGCCAATGGGCCGATATGAAGTTGGACGATTTGGCCAAGACGATGAAAGGTTTTGGCTTCGACGGTCTGGAACTCGCTTGTTGGGGCGACCACTTTGAAGTCGATCGCGCCGTCACCGAGGACGACTACTGCGACAAGAAACGCGAACAGCTCGATAAGTTCGACCTCGGTTGTTGGTCGATCAGCACGCACCTTTGCGGACAAGCCGTGTGCGATATCATCGACGAACGCCACAAGTCGATTCTGCCGGAATCGGTTTGGGGCGACGGCGATCCGGCCAGCGTCAACGATCGCGCCGCCGAAGCGGTTAAGAACGCGGCCCGCGCGGCTCAGAAGTTTGGCGTGCCGGTCGTGAATGGCTTCACCGGCAGCAGCATCTGGCATCTGCTTTACAGCTTTCCCCCAGTTCCTCCGAAGATGATCGACGATGGCTTCAAGCTGTTTGCCGATCGCTGGAACCCGATCATGGACGTGTTCGGCGAATGCGGGATCAAGTTCGGTCTGGAAGTTCACCCGACCGAAATCGCGTTCGATATTTACAGTGCCGAAAAGGCGCTCGATGCGATCGGCCACCGGGAAGAGTTCGGTTTCAACTTCGACCCCAGCCACTTGCTATGGCAAGGGATCGACCCAGTTGAATTCATTCGCTACTTCCCTGATCGCATCTACCACGTCCACATCAAAGACGCGATCACGACGCTTAATGGCCGCACGGGGATCCTCGGCAGCCACATCGACTTTGGCGATCACCGCCGCGGTTGGAACTTCCGCAGCCCAGGCCATGGCGGCGTGAACTTTGAAGAAATCATCCGAGCGTTGAACGACATCCAGTACACCGGCCCGCTGAGCATCGAGTGGGAAGACAGCGGCATGGACCGTCTGCATGGTGCCGAAGAGTCGTGCGAGTTCGTCCGCAGCATCGACTTCGCCCCGAGCGACGTCGCATTCGATTCGGCATTCGACAAAGAGAAGCAATAA
- a CDS encoding leucine-rich repeat domain-containing protein translates to MQLSTAAILIISAVTMQTEAPSRVEIDARFQSQLNELALKCDEVKLPQQAEITRQWIIPSYGEANVFYLVPETDPTEPTEDAPQLVKFWHQKFRAIRNAHAENLFRYSQELLIAKEGGKSYQTLHEVLRQNPDHPDARRILGYANVNGTWRRPGVVTRAKQPRYEHPKYGWPARTFWQIDTPHFQIMTNLSEAEGLRLGERLEVVYSAWEQMFFSFWSNELQLAGYFDGGSPSPVRKKFEVVLFKSRGEYVNYLEQVQPRIGITLGIYQFDEEKVYLFHDDSDAAHATWYHEVSHQLFQEYRSASKDIGVNYNFWAIEGVAMYMESLRIYDGYVTLGGIDASRLQFARNRRLIGDFYISLTKLTAMGREEIQQSPDISAIYSQSAGLAQMFLDGQNGKYREPFIQFLVEIYKQDDILHTLAQKLGESNIGRQDLHYMAWLGVSREQILALPKDGRTSELALGKCTAINDEVMPHIGTFSELTWLDLTTTNVSSRGVAHLGNCRKLIDLSIATPTMDDQAMKTIANLTDLEELDISGTRITDEGLNAIGRLQNLKVLRMAVTQITDEGLLKLSRLKDLKMIDARQSRVTTQGIERLKQSLPQVVVHH, encoded by the coding sequence GTGCAACTTTCGACTGCCGCTATCTTGATAATCTCTGCCGTGACGATGCAGACTGAAGCACCGTCTCGGGTCGAGATCGATGCGCGGTTTCAATCGCAGCTGAACGAACTCGCTTTGAAGTGCGACGAAGTGAAGCTGCCGCAACAGGCAGAAATCACACGGCAGTGGATCATTCCGAGCTATGGCGAGGCAAACGTCTTTTACCTGGTTCCCGAAACGGATCCGACCGAGCCGACTGAAGATGCTCCGCAGCTGGTCAAGTTCTGGCATCAGAAGTTTCGCGCGATCCGCAACGCGCACGCGGAGAACCTGTTCCGATATTCCCAGGAACTGCTTATCGCTAAAGAGGGCGGAAAATCTTACCAAACGCTGCACGAAGTGTTGCGGCAAAATCCCGATCATCCTGACGCGCGGCGAATCTTGGGCTACGCCAATGTCAACGGAACATGGCGACGCCCTGGCGTGGTGACGCGCGCGAAACAGCCACGCTACGAACACCCAAAGTATGGCTGGCCGGCGCGAACGTTCTGGCAAATCGATACGCCTCACTTCCAAATCATGACCAATTTGAGCGAAGCGGAAGGCCTGCGTCTAGGCGAACGTCTGGAGGTGGTTTATTCGGCGTGGGAACAGATGTTCTTTTCGTTCTGGAGCAACGAACTGCAACTGGCCGGCTACTTCGATGGCGGATCGCCCAGCCCGGTGCGGAAGAAGTTTGAAGTTGTCCTCTTCAAGTCGCGTGGCGAATACGTCAACTACTTGGAGCAAGTCCAACCGAGAATCGGCATCACGCTGGGTATCTACCAGTTCGATGAAGAGAAGGTTTATCTCTTTCATGACGACAGCGACGCAGCCCATGCTACGTGGTACCACGAAGTTTCCCATCAGCTGTTTCAGGAGTATCGTTCCGCCTCGAAGGACATCGGGGTGAACTATAACTTCTGGGCGATCGAAGGCGTGGCGATGTATATGGAGTCGCTCCGAATCTACGATGGCTACGTAACGCTGGGCGGCATCGATGCCTCGCGACTGCAGTTTGCGAGGAATCGCCGTTTGATTGGCGACTTCTATATTTCACTGACGAAACTGACCGCCATGGGACGTGAAGAGATTCAGCAAAGTCCCGACATCAGCGCGATCTACAGTCAGTCGGCAGGGCTGGCTCAGATGTTTTTAGACGGACAGAACGGCAAGTACCGTGAACCGTTCATTCAATTCCTCGTCGAAATTTACAAACAGGATGACATCCTGCATACGCTGGCCCAGAAACTGGGCGAGAGCAACATAGGTCGGCAAGACTTGCATTACATGGCTTGGCTGGGCGTCTCGCGCGAGCAGATTTTGGCTCTTCCGAAAGATGGCCGCACCAGCGAGCTGGCGCTCGGTAAGTGTACCGCGATCAATGACGAAGTCATGCCGCACATCGGAACGTTCTCGGAGCTTACCTGGCTAGATCTCACGACGACGAACGTCTCAAGCCGAGGTGTTGCTCATTTGGGCAACTGTCGAAAACTGATCGACCTAAGTATTGCGACGCCTACGATGGACGACCAGGCGATGAAGACGATCGCCAACTTGACCGACCTGGAAGAGCTCGATATCAGCGGTACGCGAATCACGGATGAGGGGCTGAATGCAATTGGGCGACTTCAAAACTTGAAAGTGCTCCGCATGGCAGTGACACAGATCACCGACGAAGGTCTCTTGAAGCTTTCGCGGCTGAAAGATTTGAAGATGATCGACGCACGGCAGTCACGCGTCACCACGCAAGGCATCGAGCGATTAAAGCAATCGCTTCCTCAGGTGGTGGTTCACCATTAA
- a CDS encoding creatininase family protein produces the protein MTAPRPWKLSEVNYGQVKNTQYEVAVLPLGATEPHNLHLPYGTDDYEGTFIGEQICEAAHAQGAKVMLLPTIPYGTETNMREFPFAMNLDPSTLFAVVTDLIQSLVQSGIKKVLLLNSHGGNEMKPLLRELYGKTEAQVFLCNWFKAFSEEEYHEIFTHKEDHAGEMETSMILAYRPELVARRPDGSLDADSGATRPMQMEALQNGWVSITRPWHLLTTNSGSGNPHEASADKGERLLQLLVNRLAPFLVQLSEANVDETFPFKIDEAT, from the coding sequence ATGACTGCCCCTCGTCCCTGGAAACTTTCGGAAGTTAACTACGGCCAAGTCAAAAACACCCAGTACGAAGTGGCCGTGCTGCCGCTGGGGGCGACCGAGCCGCATAATCTTCACCTGCCGTACGGAACCGACGACTACGAAGGAACGTTCATCGGGGAACAGATCTGCGAGGCGGCCCATGCTCAAGGGGCGAAAGTCATGCTGCTGCCGACGATTCCCTACGGCACAGAAACCAACATGCGCGAGTTTCCCTTCGCGATGAATCTTGACCCATCGACGCTGTTTGCCGTGGTTACCGATCTCATCCAGTCGCTCGTCCAAAGTGGTATCAAGAAGGTGTTGCTCCTCAACAGCCATGGCGGCAACGAGATGAAACCCCTGCTCCGCGAGCTGTACGGCAAAACGGAAGCTCAGGTCTTTCTGTGCAACTGGTTTAAAGCGTTCAGCGAAGAAGAATACCACGAGATATTCACGCATAAAGAAGACCATGCCGGCGAGATGGAGACCTCGATGATCTTGGCGTACCGGCCCGAGTTGGTCGCCCGACGACCAGATGGGTCGCTCGACGCTGATTCTGGCGCGACCAGGCCCATGCAGATGGAGGCTCTGCAAAATGGTTGGGTTTCGATCACGCGGCCATGGCATTTGCTGACCACTAACAGCGGATCAGGCAATCCCCACGAAGCTTCTGCCGATAAAGGAGAGCGTCTGTTACAGCTTTTGGTGAACCGCTTGGCCCCCTTCCTGGTCCAACTTTCCGAAGCGAACGTGGATGAAACGTTCCCCTTTAAGATAGACGAGGCGACGTAA
- a CDS encoding DUF1653 domain-containing protein produces MSELPSDLPLPGRYRHYKGPEYVVLGVARHSETEEPLVVYRKDYGDKSLWVRPLEMFQETVTVGGQVIPRFKYLGEA; encoded by the coding sequence ATGTCCGAATTGCCAAGCGATTTGCCGCTGCCAGGACGATATCGCCACTACAAAGGCCCAGAATACGTTGTGCTGGGCGTTGCACGGCATAGCGAGACCGAAGAGCCGCTGGTGGTCTACCGGAAAGACTACGGCGACAAGAGCCTGTGGGTGCGTCCGCTGGAGATGTTCCAGGAAACGGTCACCGTCGGCGGTCAAGTGATTCCTCGCTTCAAGTACCTCGGCGAAGCGTAG